A genomic stretch from Helianthus annuus cultivar XRQ/B chromosome 1, HanXRQr2.0-SUNRISE, whole genome shotgun sequence includes:
- the LOC110931177 gene encoding receptor-like protein EIX2 → MGRCRRSFRFFISVFLLVHFICCISLVSGIIRREAAETRCIESERRALLRLKRGFVDDYGLLSSWSNHRSSQDCCLWRGVDCNNKTGNVIVLDLHGYWSDDLDAVVQLSGDINSSLLDLKHLNHLDLSFNSFTRIPEFVGSLKKLRYLNLSSTSLEVSKVPPQLGNLSNLQILDISYSSVVLRNTEWLSKLSSLEYLSLSGVDLSKSSNLLENVITRLPSLFELHLVFCLLPKFSTNTLLPITNFSKVLSILDISDNYLPPSMIYPWLFNFSNSLIDIDLSYNELNGSIPEAFGAFTSLQKLDLTTNGLKGRIPTSFGNFSNLRSLYLGGNSLKEDLSNFFHLLKPAEKSLQVLDLSSNELFGSLPDVTKFAALKELYLQNNDIKGSFPVRFEHISNLVIIDLADNHITGLLPDLSALSSLQELYFERNNLRGTLADKIMPLFELQSLGASSNLLNGTITETHLSNLSHLVYLDLSYNSLALEIDHDWSPIFSLDVMSFSSCKLGPSFPNWLQTQKNFSILDISATQINDSVPDWFWDQLTPNLRYLNLSSNQIHGIVPDLLYGNQPYIDLRSNNFYGPVPLFPSNTQTLVLRNNMFSGSVSFLCNFTTIFRLDLSNNRLSGELPDCWINLTNFFYLNLENNKLSGRIPASMGSLTYLQMLSLRSNNLTGELPSSLKNCTMLTLLDVGENSLSGRIPTWIGKSLTELRVLSLTSNGFHGTMRTSLCRLSKIQILDLSINNISGSIPRCLSNLKGMTDESKKVQFFGWNTVGLSRTRLSIKRDTYTFEALLQWKGRRYQYSNTLGLVTSLDLSSNSLNGEIPREITNLSGLVALNLSRNNLTWRIPQDIGRLRWLDFLDLSRNYLSGGIPVSLSQLTNLGLLDLSYNNLSGRIPTSTQLQSFGASSYTGNPALCGLPLSNPCPGDLVPDQSPRTTVETEDNAGQDKLITRGFFICLSTGLALGFWGLFGTLFISDSWRYAYLKFLDHITHWIYVVIAVNYNRLLRRS, encoded by the coding sequence ATGGGTAGATGTAGAAGGTCGTTTCGCTTCTTTATTTCCGTCTTTCTACTTGTACATTTCATATGCTGCATCAGCCTTGTCTCAGGCATAATCAGAAGAGAGGCTGCTGAAACAAGGTGCATTGAGAGCGAGCGAAGAGCACTCCTTCGTTTAAAACGTGGATTCGTGGATGATTATGGCTTACTCTCTTCTTGGAGTAATCATAGAAGCTCACAAGATTGCTGTTTATGGCGAGGCGTAGACTGCAACAACAAAACTGGTAATGTCATAGTGCTCGATCTTCATGGATATTGGTCAGATGATCTTGACGCTGTAGTTCAATTAAGTGGCGACATTAACTCTTCACTGCTTGATTTAAAACACTTGAACCATTTGGACCTCAGCTTTAATAGCTTCACCCGGATCCCAGAATTCGTTGGTTCCCTCAAAAAACTTCGCTACCTCAACCTTTCCTCCACTAGTTTAGAGGTATCCAAAGTCCCCCCTCAGTTGGGGAATCTATCAAACTTACAAATTCTTGATATATCATATTCTTCGGTTGTTTTAAGAAACACAGAGTGGCTATCTAAACTTTCCTCGCTTGAATACCTAAGTCTCAGCGGTGTAGACCTCAGCAAGTCTAGTAATCTGTTAGAAAATGTGATCACGCGCCTTCCTTCCCTTTTCGAACTACACCTAGTTTTTTGTCTTCTTCCAAAATTTTCCACTAATACGTTACTTCCAATAACCAATTTCTCAAAAGTTCTTTCTATTCTAGATATCTCCGATAACTATCTTCCCCCCTCTATGATATATCCTTGGTTATTCAACTTCAGTAACAGCCTCATCGATATTGACCTCTCATACAACGAATTAAATGGCTCCATTCCTGAAGCTTTTGGCGCATTCACGTCCCTACAGAAGTTAGATTTGACCACCAATGGTCTCAAAGGCCGTATCCCAACATCGTTTGGAAACTTCAGCAACTTACGATCGTTATACTTAGGTGGGAACAGTCTCAAAGAAGACCTTTCCAACTTCTTCCATCTCTTGAAACCAGCAGAGAAGTCGCTCCAAGTTTTGGACTTGAGTTCGAATGAGTTATTCGGTTCCTTGCCTGATGTTACAAAGTTCGCTGCCTTAAAAGAATTATATCTTCAGAACAATGATATAAAGGGATCATTTCCAGTAAGATTCGAGCATATCTCGAATCTCGTCATCATCGACTTGGCTGATAATCATATCACTGGATTGCTCCCGGATCTTTCAGCTCTTTCTTCATTGCAGGAGTTATATTTCGAGAGAAACAATTTGCGAGGGACTCTCGCAGATAAGATTATGCCCCTTTTTGAGCTTCAAAGTTTAGGGGCATCTTCAAACTTGTTGAATGGTACGATCACCGAGACTCACTTATCAAATCTTTCTCATCTAGTTTACCTTGATTTGTCATATAACTCACTCGCTCTCGAAATTGATCATGATTGGTCTCCAATTTTTTCCCTCGATGTCATGTCATTTTCATCTTGCAAGTTGGGTCCTTCTTTTCCCAACTGGCTACAAACTCAGAAGAATTTCTCCATACTTGACATCTCGGCTACACAAATCAACGACTCTGTCCCAGATTGGTTCTGGGATCAGTTAACACCGAATCTTCGTTACCTGAATCTGTCATCTAATCAAATTCATGGCATTGTTCCAGATTTGTTGTATGGGAACCAACCTTACATTGATTTAAGATCCAATAACTTTTATGGCCCTGTCCCATTGTTTCCTTCAAACACACAAACACTAGTTCTCCGCAATAATATGTTTTCAGGATCAGTTTCCTTCTTGTGTAATTTCACCACCATATTTCGACTTGATCTTTCGAATAACCGACTGTCGGGAGAGCTTCCGGATTGCTGGATAAACTTAACTAACTTCTTTTACCTTAATCTTGAAAACAATAAACTGTCAGGGAGAATCCCCGCATCAATGGGATCCCTTACATATCTTCAAATGTTAAGTTTGCGTAGCAACAACCTAACCGGAGAGTTGCCATCTTCCTTAAAGAACTGCACCATGTTGACGCTACTTGATGTCGGAGAAAATAGCCTCTCAGGTCGCATACCTACTTGGATTGGAAAAAGCCTAACGGAGTTACGTGTTCTTAGCTTAACATCTAATGGGTTCCATGGTACCATGCGTACAAGTTTATGCAGGCTTTCCAAAATACAGATTTTGGATCTCTCTATCAACAATATCTCTGGAAGCATACCCAGGTGCCTCAGCAATCTCAAAGGCATGACCGACGAATCAAAAAAAGTTCAGTTTTTTGGGTGGAACACCGTGGGGCTATCACGCACTAGGCTCTCGATTAAGCGAGATACATATACGTTTGAAGCATTGTTGCAATGGAAAGGAAGACGATATCAATACAGTAACACTTTAGGTCTGGTTACTAGCCTTGATCTCTCTAGCAACTCCCTCAACGGTGAGATACCACGTGAAATTACCAATCTTTCAGGACTTGTTGCATTAAACCTTTCCAGAAACAACTTAACCTGGCGAATTCCTCAAGATATTGGAAGATTACGTTGGCTGGATTTCCTTGATTTATCAAGAAACTATCTGAGTGGTGGTATCCCAGTAAGCCTTTCGCAATTGACCAATCTTGGCCTGCTGGACCTTTCATACAATAACTTGTCAGGAAGGATACCAACTAGCACTCAGTTACAGAGCTTTGGTGCTTCATCCTACACCGGGAATCCTGCACTTTGTGGGCTTCCGCTTAGTAATCCATGCCCTGGAGATTTGGTTCCTGATCAAAGCCCAAGAACTACAGTAGAAACTGAAGACAATGCAGGTCAAGATAAGCTTATTACTCGTGGTTTTTTCATTTGCCTTTCGACTGGATTAGCACTTGGATTCTGGGGACTTTTTGGAACTTTGTTTATAAGTGATTCATGGAGATATGCATATCTCAAGTTCTTGGACCATATCACACACTGGATTTATGTTGTGATAGCTGTGAATTACAACAGGCTGCTGAGGCGGTCTTGA